A window of the Dyadobacter pollutisoli genome harbors these coding sequences:
- the zwf gene encoding glucose-6-phosphate dehydrogenase: MQSNKRPPASIVFIFGGSGDLNYRKLTPALYNLFLDNWMPEQFAIAGIGRSPYTNEAYHEHLLDGVTKFSRRKGKQNGHWTEFSQHVSYLQMDGDDAAAYHKITDLVKEKEEEWGVHPNVIFYLAVAPQLVPSIAQKLGALQICHDKSTTRIVVEKPFGHDLESAHELNQLLSGMFAEEQIFRIDHYLGKETVQNILALRFANALFEPLWNRNYIDHIQITAAESVGLEGRGGYFEHAGALRDMVQNHILQILCMIAMEPPVSFDANEIRNKKVDVLNAIRRITKDQVHDFAVRGQYSGGWKKGEKVVGYRQEEGVNPQSNIDTFAAAKFYIDNWRWQGVPFYVRTGKYLNQKATHITLQFKPAPHYAFPSESAESWRSNRLTISIQPNMDISIRFQAKRPGQTMTLDPVDMTFDYDAVAGEHAPEAYETLLLDVLEGDATLFMRNDQVDAAWKVIMPILETWESRIPQDFPNYAPDSWGPDGADALIARDGHTWINVPPIP, from the coding sequence ATGCAAAGCAATAAACGTCCTCCTGCCTCGATAGTATTTATTTTCGGGGGAAGCGGGGACCTTAATTACAGAAAACTTACTCCGGCGCTCTATAATTTATTTTTGGACAACTGGATGCCTGAGCAATTTGCAATTGCAGGTATCGGAAGAAGTCCTTATACCAATGAGGCTTACCACGAACATTTGCTGGATGGTGTGACCAAATTTTCGCGTCGCAAAGGAAAGCAGAATGGTCATTGGACTGAGTTCAGCCAGCACGTTTCCTACCTACAAATGGACGGTGATGATGCGGCGGCATACCACAAGATTACGGATCTTGTAAAAGAAAAAGAAGAGGAATGGGGAGTACATCCCAATGTGATCTTTTACCTCGCGGTAGCTCCGCAACTGGTACCTTCTATAGCTCAGAAACTTGGGGCACTTCAAATATGTCATGATAAAAGTACTACCCGGATCGTTGTTGAGAAACCATTCGGCCATGATCTCGAAAGTGCGCACGAACTGAATCAATTGCTTTCGGGCATGTTTGCGGAGGAGCAGATTTTCAGAATTGACCATTATCTGGGTAAAGAAACCGTTCAGAATATCCTTGCATTGCGTTTTGCCAATGCGCTTTTCGAGCCATTGTGGAACCGCAATTACATTGACCATATCCAGATCACAGCTGCTGAAAGCGTTGGTTTGGAAGGACGAGGTGGCTATTTTGAACATGCGGGAGCGTTGCGCGATATGGTTCAAAACCACATTCTTCAGATCCTTTGTATGATCGCGATGGAGCCACCGGTATCCTTCGACGCCAATGAGATCCGCAATAAGAAGGTAGACGTACTGAACGCGATCCGCCGTATTACCAAAGACCAGGTACATGACTTTGCCGTTCGCGGACAATATTCGGGAGGCTGGAAAAAAGGTGAGAAAGTGGTGGGATACCGTCAGGAAGAAGGTGTTAACCCACAGTCAAACATCGATACTTTTGCCGCTGCGAAATTCTATATTGACAACTGGCGCTGGCAGGGAGTACCTTTCTATGTTCGTACCGGTAAGTACCTGAATCAGAAAGCTACCCACATTACTTTGCAGTTCAAGCCTGCACCACATTACGCATTCCCATCGGAATCAGCAGAATCATGGCGCTCGAACAGGTTGACTATCAGTATTCAACCCAATATGGATATCAGTATCCGTTTCCAGGCCAAACGTCCCGGTCAAACCATGACGCTGGACCCTGTTGATATGACTTTTGACTACGACGCAGTGGCTGGCGAGCATGCTCCCGAGGCATACGAGACTTTGCTGCTTGACGTACTAGAGGGGGATGCAACATTGTTTATGCGTAACGACCAGGTGGACGCTGCATGGAAAGTGATCATGCCAATATTGGAAACATGGGAAAGCAGGATTCCTCAGGACTTCCCGAACTATGCGCCAGATTCGTGGGGCCCAGACGGTGCCGATGCATTGATCGCACGCGACGGGCATACCTGGATCAACGTACCGCCAATTCCCTGA
- the gndA gene encoding NADP-dependent phosphogluconate dehydrogenase: protein MSKNLFDFGMIGLGVMGRNLLLNMADHGFSVVGFDKDKAKNSALEASATPGTTVKGVSELSQMIQLLQRPRKVMMLVPAGQPVDDVIASLLPLLEKGDVIIDGGNSHYTDTLRRVKYLRDKEIHFMGIGVSGGEQGARTGPSIMPGGDQSAYENVRPMLEAIAAKVGDTPCVAYLGKEGAGHYVKMVHNGIEYAIMQLISESYAILKYAGLSNQQLHEVFKSWNEGKLQSFLVEITADIFLQKDDKTDAHLVDVISDKAGSKGTGKWTSQDSMELPVAVPVIDTAVAMRTVSGYKDERVKASELYSSNATFSGDIDELIQQVHDALYFATILSYAQGLAMLFQASKDLNMDIPLPEVVSVWRGGCIIRSSLLEVFTSAYRQSPELSNILLNQEVASLVKSVEDNTRSLIAFAAKSGTPAAALMASLAYFDAYRSERMPTNLIQAQRDYFGAHTYQRTDIPGTFHTEWGQQ, encoded by the coding sequence ATGTCAAAGAACTTATTCGATTTTGGAATGATCGGGCTGGGTGTAATGGGTAGAAACCTGTTGCTCAACATGGCTGATCATGGCTTTTCTGTTGTCGGTTTCGATAAGGATAAAGCTAAAAACTCTGCTTTGGAGGCCTCGGCAACGCCAGGAACAACGGTAAAGGGAGTGTCCGAGCTTTCGCAAATGATCCAGCTTTTGCAGAGGCCCCGGAAGGTTATGATGCTCGTTCCGGCAGGCCAGCCCGTCGACGATGTGATTGCATCATTGTTACCACTTTTGGAAAAAGGTGATGTCATTATCGACGGAGGAAATTCTCATTATACAGATACTTTGAGGAGGGTGAAATACCTTCGTGATAAGGAAATCCATTTTATGGGTATAGGTGTTTCTGGCGGCGAGCAAGGTGCCCGTACAGGCCCGAGCATTATGCCTGGCGGAGATCAGTCGGCGTATGAAAATGTGCGACCAATGCTCGAAGCCATTGCAGCCAAAGTGGGAGATACTCCATGTGTTGCTTATTTAGGTAAGGAAGGCGCAGGTCATTATGTGAAAATGGTTCATAATGGTATCGAGTACGCGATTATGCAATTGATCAGCGAGTCATACGCCATTTTGAAATATGCAGGACTGAGCAATCAGCAATTGCATGAAGTTTTCAAGAGCTGGAATGAAGGTAAGCTTCAATCTTTCCTGGTTGAAATTACTGCTGATATATTTTTGCAAAAAGATGATAAAACCGATGCGCATCTGGTAGATGTCATTTCTGACAAAGCAGGTTCGAAAGGTACCGGGAAATGGACTTCCCAGGATTCAATGGAGCTGCCGGTGGCGGTGCCGGTGATTGATACGGCTGTCGCAATGCGCACGGTGTCGGGATATAAAGATGAAAGAGTGAAGGCATCTGAGCTTTACAGTAGCAATGCGACTTTTTCTGGTGATATCGATGAATTGATCCAGCAGGTTCATGATGCACTGTATTTTGCCACAATCCTAAGCTATGCACAGGGACTTGCCATGTTGTTTCAGGCGTCCAAGGACTTAAATATGGATATCCCGCTACCGGAAGTGGTAAGTGTTTGGAGAGGAGGCTGTATTATCAGGTCTTCCTTATTGGAAGTATTCACCAGTGCATACCGCCAGTCACCGGAATTATCCAATATTTTACTGAACCAAGAAGTAGCTTCACTCGTTAAATCGGTAGAAGATAATACGCGTTCTCTGATAGCTTTCGCGGCGAAATCAGGAACTCCGGCAGCGGCCCTAATGGCTTCTCTGGCATATTTTGACGCATATCGCAGCGAAAGAATGCCAACGAACCTGATCCAGGCCCAGCGTGACTATTTCGGAGCGCATACTTATCAACGTACTGATATCCCCGGTACATTTCATACAGAATGGGGTCAACAATAA